The following coding sequences are from one Leptospiraceae bacterium window:
- a CDS encoding ERF family protein, whose protein sequence is MDNKNIIQAINKAIIEMPAISKDSKNQQGWNFRSIDSIIDYCRKIIANNGLVIIPETLVANSKVDLIEKQDWKTKEIRVSRLTTSNVLVKYQIYHVSGEMIIAILPGESQDYADKSLSQAETFAFKSMLSKVFLLGFEEDADAKHTDTSTPKAEPKKETVDNSVLPRIEKKFKTLPEAEKLTFLVNAQKKLETENQDAVDYQKHLIGLSLKKIN, encoded by the coding sequence ATGGATAACAAAAATATTATTCAGGCAATCAATAAGGCAATTATCGAAATGCCTGCAATTAGTAAAGACTCAAAAAATCAACAAGGCTGGAATTTCCGGTCTATTGATTCTATTATTGACTATTGCAGAAAAATAATTGCAAATAATGGTTTAGTGATTATACCCGAAACGTTAGTTGCAAACTCCAAAGTTGACCTAATCGAAAAACAGGACTGGAAAACAAAAGAGATTCGAGTTAGTAGATTAACAACGTCTAACGTATTAGTAAAATATCAAATTTATCATGTGTCAGGCGAAATGATAATTGCTATATTGCCTGGAGAGTCTCAGGACTATGCAGACAAATCTTTATCGCAAGCGGAAACATTCGCTTTCAAATCAATGCTATCTAAGGTATTTTTATTAGGATTCGAAGAAGACGCGGATGCTAAACATACAGATACTAGCACGCCAAAAGCAGAACCAAAAAAAGAAACTGTGGATAATTCAGTTTTACCACGAATTGAAAAAAAATTCAAAACATTGCCAGAGGCTGAAAAACTCACATTCCTAGTGAACGCACAAAAAAAACTTGAGACTGAAAACCAAGACGCGGTTGACTATCAAAAGCATTTGATTGGATTGTCGCTGAAAAAAATAAATTAA
- the ssb gene encoding single-stranded DNA-binding protein → MDLNKVILVCRLTRDAECKTIGETNIANFSIAYSTGFGDKKKSNYIDCVAFGKTADVVSKYTKKGSQIAIEGSLEQDSWDSQDGKKNYKTKIRIASLQLLGSKDGQPANTDNTPSERTTFFN, encoded by the coding sequence ATGGATTTAAACAAAGTAATTTTAGTATGCAGACTAACGCGAGACGCAGAATGTAAAACGATAGGCGAAACCAATATTGCCAATTTTTCAATCGCATACTCTACAGGGTTCGGGGACAAAAAAAAATCGAATTACATTGACTGTGTAGCATTCGGGAAAACTGCCGACGTGGTTTCTAAATACACAAAAAAAGGTTCTCAAATTGCTATCGAGGGGAGTCTTGAACAGGACTCATGGGATAGCCAAGATGGAAAAAAGAATTATAAAACGAAAATTAGAATTGCTTCTTTACAATTGTTAGGCAGTAAAGACGGTCAACCGGCTAATACTGATAATACTCCATCAGAGAGGACGACGTTTTTTAATTAA